One segment of Corynebacterium atrinae DNA contains the following:
- a CDS encoding NfeD family protein produces the protein MGAIVWFIASLVLAGLELAVGEFTLLMLAGGALVGGGVALTGAPLWASVLAFAITSIGLLMFLRPFLKRRLLRPQVLDTSFNALVGSTALVIDSVEEHGGQIRLDGSVWSARSLDPSHTFVEGERVTVISIDGTTAVVWKED, from the coding sequence GTGGGAGCAATAGTCTGGTTCATAGCATCGCTGGTACTGGCCGGCCTCGAATTGGCGGTCGGTGAATTCACCCTGCTAATGCTGGCAGGCGGCGCCCTCGTCGGCGGAGGCGTGGCGCTAACAGGTGCTCCACTGTGGGCTTCCGTCCTCGCGTTCGCCATTACGTCCATTGGGCTGCTGATGTTCCTGCGGCCCTTTCTTAAGCGCCGGCTTCTTCGGCCACAAGTGCTTGATACCTCTTTCAACGCGCTCGTTGGTTCCACTGCACTGGTCATTGACTCGGTGGAGGAGCACGGGGGTCAGATTCGGCTCGATGGATCGGTGTGGTCCGCGCGTTCATTGGATCCCTCACACACGTTTGTCGAAGGTGAGCGTGTCACCGTCATCAGCATTGATGGCACCACCGCCGTAGTTTGGAAGGAAGATTAA
- a CDS encoding DUF3097 domain-containing protein produces the protein MSFSDPYGGDIFSGHRRNQPRSYPSIPAKPGLVVEIRGEDFVGAVVGWERTYDGEFVRLEDRRGVQRLFQLTPGGFLFEGQPVSLTRYLPPKDTTPQRSNSGSRKVENVQAKVAAPSRIWVEGIHDAAIVEKVWGHDLRVEGVVVEYLEGLDNLEARLAEFSPGPGRRVGVLADHLVTGSKESRLTESVGEHVLVTGHPFIDIWAAVKPERLRLKAWPDVPYGEDWKTGVCRRVGWSDPQEGWRRVSSAVTSFRDLDSTLIGAVERLVDFVTTPELSKSDLM, from the coding sequence ATGAGCTTCAGTGATCCTTATGGCGGCGATATCTTTTCCGGACATCGACGCAACCAACCACGTTCCTATCCGTCGATCCCCGCGAAGCCCGGCCTCGTTGTAGAAATTAGGGGAGAGGACTTTGTTGGGGCAGTTGTGGGTTGGGAGCGCACCTACGACGGGGAGTTTGTGCGCCTGGAAGATCGCCGCGGTGTGCAGCGGCTGTTCCAGCTCACCCCAGGAGGCTTCCTTTTCGAGGGCCAGCCGGTCTCCCTCACCCGCTACCTTCCCCCGAAGGACACCACCCCGCAACGTTCCAATTCCGGTTCGCGGAAAGTGGAGAATGTCCAGGCAAAAGTCGCCGCCCCCTCGAGGATTTGGGTGGAGGGTATCCATGACGCAGCGATTGTGGAAAAGGTCTGGGGTCATGATCTCCGGGTCGAGGGTGTGGTCGTTGAATATCTGGAAGGCCTGGACAACCTCGAAGCTCGTCTCGCCGAATTCAGCCCAGGGCCCGGTCGACGCGTCGGAGTGCTGGCCGATCACCTAGTCACCGGCTCCAAAGAATCGCGCCTCACGGAATCAGTGGGGGAGCACGTGCTGGTCACTGGCCACCCATTCATCGATATCTGGGCGGCGGTGAAACCCGAGCGCCTGCGCCTGAAGGCGTGGCCCGACGTGCCCTACGGCGAGGACTGGAAAACCGGGGTGTGCCGCCGCGTCGGCTGGTCGGACCCGCAGGAGGGGTGGCGGCGGGTATCGTCCGCCGTGACGTCTTTCCGCGACCTCGACTCCACGCTTATTGGGGCCGTCGAGCGGCTCGTGGACTTTGTCACCACACCCGAGCTGAGCAAGTCCGACCTCATGTAG
- a CDS encoding ferrochelatase — protein MSEDTSFDALLVLSFGGPESDEEVVPFLENVTRGRGIPKERLVQVGEHYFHFGGKSPLNDLNREIIANLEVEIARRGLDLPVYFGNRNWHPFGNDTAEQMARDGVRKALVFATSAWGGYSACLQYHEDIRGIRAHLADEGLPVIDFTKLRQFYDHPAFISEMAEAVREAYSRIPEDRLESTRMLFTAHSVPTAADKAAGGESNPHLYSRQVAEAARLIAEAASIDDYDLVWQSRSGNPRTPWLEPDIVDHTTELAGQGTTAVVVCPVGFISDHMEVVWDLDTELVNAAQELGVVVERARTVGPTDTFSHMVLDLVAEVMNGAPPIGLGTVTVAGCTTNGEPCRPGCCQLTRPNSPTA, from the coding sequence ATGTCTGAAGATACTTCCTTTGATGCCCTCCTCGTCCTTTCTTTCGGTGGCCCCGAATCGGACGAGGAGGTCGTTCCTTTTTTGGAGAATGTCACCCGCGGACGCGGCATTCCGAAGGAACGACTAGTACAGGTCGGGGAGCACTATTTTCACTTTGGGGGGAAGAGCCCTCTCAATGACCTCAATAGGGAAATCATCGCTAACTTAGAGGTCGAAATCGCCAGGCGCGGGCTGGACCTTCCCGTTTACTTTGGCAATCGAAACTGGCACCCGTTTGGCAACGACACCGCCGAGCAAATGGCTCGAGATGGGGTTCGAAAAGCTCTCGTCTTCGCTACGAGTGCGTGGGGTGGCTACTCCGCGTGCTTGCAATACCACGAAGATATCCGAGGAATCCGAGCACACTTGGCCGACGAGGGCCTGCCGGTCATAGATTTCACCAAGCTCCGTCAGTTCTATGATCATCCGGCCTTTATCAGCGAGATGGCCGAAGCGGTGCGTGAAGCCTACTCGCGTATTCCGGAAGATCGCCTCGAAAGCACCCGGATGCTCTTTACCGCGCATTCTGTTCCCACCGCCGCCGATAAGGCTGCCGGCGGTGAATCCAATCCGCATCTCTACTCTCGCCAGGTGGCGGAGGCGGCGCGGCTAATCGCGGAGGCAGCGAGCATCGACGATTATGACCTCGTGTGGCAGTCCCGGTCCGGAAACCCGCGCACACCGTGGTTGGAGCCCGACATCGTCGACCACACGACAGAGCTCGCCGGCCAGGGAACAACCGCCGTCGTGGTCTGCCCGGTCGGGTTTATCTCTGATCACATGGAGGTCGTCTGGGACTTGGACACCGAACTGGTCAACGCTGCACAGGAGCTCGGAGTTGTCGTCGAGCGGGCCCGCACCGTCGGTCCCACTGACACGTTTTCGCACATGGTGTTGGACCTCGTCGCCGAAGTCATGAACGGGGCACCACCCATCGGCCTAGGCACCGTCACCGTTGCTGGCTGCACCACCAATGGCGAGCCGTGCCGCCCAGGTTGCTGTCAGCTCACGCGGCCAAACTCCCCCACGGCATAG